In Harmonia axyridis chromosome X, icHarAxyr1.1, whole genome shotgun sequence, a single window of DNA contains:
- the LOC123686442 gene encoding protein SHQ1 homolog translates to MIIPLFRLSQSPDTVTLQITAKYIKLKDLELIVEGEEIFFYCKPYHLKLHLPGSLDSEILNSKYDVDSGLLTFEMRKTTPGENFKNLDLITRLLAPVEEKKKTDKILILDDEHNVLWEDTPETSFEYGFAMKGLYDFHRVIDEYGDIIKVDPRKIDIEERFKLMRLEECQKFNADHYIADFVEEESLIQELVDLESPWSSKSKSSLEFDDSEIEILKNLSNKNYNLSEEQRKYCYYSLIDILFAYCYDSRTTSFEGNSESGWTILEISASLRWLIGFKDAKSTLLSAYRRSLIYPLYRNFNLCNKILSDLKTILALGVKGIVKCFLEIYNIFLSGDECRYILNDIFIKDYLVYMAKWSEEEWNNVVKEVSDIVIDKKDLNMSLYEIERDFLTKVLQVNELDSDDEVENEEEITKDLEKIFTEKLVLVEKELELQKNPTSTK, encoded by the coding sequence ATGATCATCCCTTTATTTAGGTTGTCTCAATCCCCGGATACAGTCACTCTGCAAATCACAGCCAAATACATAAAACTGAAAGACTTAGAGTTGATCGTTGAGGGTGAagagatatttttttattgtaaaccGTATCATTTGAAATTGCACCTACCTGGGTCTCTAGAcagtgaaatattgaattctaaatACGATGTAGACTCTGGACTCTTAACATTCGAAATGAGGAAAACTACACCAGgggagaatttcaaaaatttagacCTCATTACACGACTATTAGCTCCAgtagaagaaaaaaagaaaaccgATAAGATATTGATATTGGATGATGAACATAATGTTTTGTGGGAGGATACTCCGGAAACTTCATTTGAATATGGCTTCGCCATGAAAGGATTATATGATTTTCATCGTGTAATTGATGAATATGGTGATATCATCAAAGTTGACCCTAGAAAGATAGATATAGAAGAACGTTTCAAGTTAATGAGATTAGAAGAATGCCAAAAATTTAATGCTGATCATTACATAGCTGATTTTGTGGAAGAGGAATCACTTATTCAGGAACTTGTAGATCTAGAGTCTCCTTGGAGTTCCAAATCAAAAAGCTCTTTGGAATTTGACGAttcagaaattgaaatattgaaaaatttatctaaCAAGAACTACAATCTTTCAGAAGAACAAAGAAAATATTGTTACTACAGCCTCattgatattttatttgcaTATTGCTATGATTCCCGAACCACATCTTTTGAGGGAAATTCAGAATCCGGATGGACTATTCTTGAGATATCTGCTTCTCTTAGATGGCTTATTGGTTTTAAAGATGCAAAAAGCACTCTTTTGAGCGCTTATAGACGAAGTTTGATATATCCATTATACCGCAATTTTAACTTGTGCAATAAAATACTTTCAGATTTGAAGACTATTCTTGCCTTAGGAGTAAAGGGCATTGTGAaatgttttttggaaatttacaACATTTTTCTTTCTGGCGATGAGTGTCGCTACATTCTAAATGACATTTTCATAAAAGATTATTTGGTGTATATGGCAAAATGGAGTGAAGAAGAGTGGAATAATGTAGTGAAAGAAGTTTCAGATATAGTGATCGATAAAAAGGATTTGAATATGTCCCTTTATGAGATTGAGAGAGATTTTTTGACTAAAGTGTTACAAGTTAATGAATTAGATTCTGATGATGAAGTCGAAAATGAAGAGGAAATCACAAAGGACTTAGAAAAAATATTCACGGAGAAATTAGTGTTGGTTGAAAAGGAACTTGAATTACAGAAAAATCCAACTTCCACAAAGTAA